Proteins from a genomic interval of Syngnathus typhle isolate RoL2023-S1 ecotype Sweden linkage group LG15, RoL_Styp_1.0, whole genome shotgun sequence:
- the rfxap gene encoding regulatory factor X-associated protein, protein MSDDEASVRTDASKAILLTKDGQRYIVGDSRSVDSRDVITLIPMEASDLMDLDDADEESDVLDASDPRDGASPEELNDDEASEGDGAAPKQCTYDGCTETTSQVAKQRKPWMCKKHRNKMYKDKYKKKKSDQAMSTNKIDDNCEERPVSVNKQRLGAMGDRPARPSLIEQVLNQKRLSLLRSPEVIHFLQQQQHILAVQSRSLTLQHNFSGC, encoded by the exons ATGAGCGATGACGAGGCTTCGGTCCGCACGGACGCCTCCAAAGCCATCCTGCTCACCAAGGACGGCCAGCGCTACATCGTGGGTGACAGCCGCTCGGTGGACAGCCGCGACGTGATCACACTCATCCCCATGGAGGCTTCCGACCTCAtggacctggacgacgccgacGAGGAGAGCGACGTGCTCGACGCGTCCGACCCGCGGGACGGCGCCAGTCCGGAGGAGCTGAACGACGACGAGGCGTCGGAGGGCGACGGTGCCGCGCCCAAGCAGTGCACCTACGACGGCTGCACCGAAACCACTTCGCAGGTGGCCAAGCAGCGCAAGCCCTGGATGTGCAAGAAGCACCGCAACAAGATGTACAAGGACAagtacaagaagaagaagagcgaCCAGGCCATGTCTACCAACAAAATTGAC GACAACTGTGAGGAACGTCCCGTGTCTGTCAACAAGCAGCGTCTGGGGGCAATGGGAGACCGGCCGGCCAGACCCTCTCTCATCGAGCAGGTGCTCAACCAAAAAAGGCTG TCACTGCTGAGGAGTCCTGAGGTGATCCACttcctgcagcagcagcagcacatccTGGCGGTACAGAGTCGAAGCTTGACGCTGCAGCACAACTTCAGCGGATGCTGA